The Gemmatimonas aurantiaca T-27 DNA segment GATGAACAGATCCGGGTTCCACGCATTGAATGCCGCCAGCGCACCGCGTGTTTCCGGGGCTTCGGCCTTCACGTAGTCGCGGTTGAGATCGAGCCCGGCGCCATTGGGACGCTCGCCAATCATGACCGGTCCGAGCTGCGATCCACGATTGCGTGCCTGATCGGCCAGCTTCTCGTTGCCATCGGCATTGTAGATCGGGACCACCACCACCACGAGCGAGTCGAGCACGTTGGGTGTCTTGCCGAATGACCATTCCCGCAGCAGCGCCAGCACGGCTTCCTTTCCTTCCACTTCGCCGGCGTGAATGTTCGCCTGGAGATAGACAATGGGCCGGTTCAGGCGACGGGCTTCGGCCGGCGTCGACACCTTGGGGCGCGAGGCAACGACCAGCGGCAACGAGCGACCACCGGGTGACTTGGCCAGTTCACTCACCGTGATCGGTGCGCCCATCGCCCGGAGCGAATCGACGAAGCTCACGACATCCGCATAGGTGGACGTCTCGAGATAGTTCGTGCGTTCGGCCCGTGTGCGCGGCCCACGTGCGGTGGACGTGCCCTGCGCATCGGCAGTGGAGGTCAGGCCGAGTGCCGCACCCAACAGGCCCAGGGAGAGTGCGCGCACCGGAAAGCGGCGACGGGTGTGCGTAGTCTGCACGAACATCAGGACGACAGGCTGGAGGAGACGGCTGCGATCTGGAGCAGATGGCGGCGTTGATGCTGTGCCGTGACCAGCGCCCACTGATAGCCAGTGAGCGGTCCCAGCACGGGATGCGGATAGGTCACGGTGCCCAATGCGCAGCCGGACGCCTGAGAAAGCGCTCCAATCATGCGTGCACGGGCCAGGGACTGACGTGCGAGCGCGTCATCAAAAGACAGCTCACCTTTCGGGCGGACAAAATCCGGCGCTTCGATGCGACGCGTGGGATTCCACAACTGGAAGTGCTCGAGCGTCGGCTCGATGGCATCGGTCTCGGTTTCCGGCGTGTCCTTCACCTGCTTGATGAGGTTGGACAACAGGCGTCCGGCTCCGTCTTCGATGATGGCCAGATGTTCGACAATCGCCGTGATCGTCCAGCCACCGCGCGCGGGCATGGCATCACGCTGCGACACCGGAATGGCGTCCAGCACATTGAGCATGTCCTGCTGCGCCAATTCGAGCGCCACCACCACTTCGACCATGCGAGGATGCAGCGTGAAGAGGGACGGCAATGGTGTGGTCGAGTGAGGATCCGTCACGGATGGAAGGGCTGTTGGCGATCGGCGCGGGCCCGAAGCAGCTTGGCCACCTCGAACCGTCCAGGGAAACGTGCGTGCAGGGCATCCAGTTGGGCAACGACATTGGCTAGCCCCATGGTGTCCAGCAGCCGAAACGGTCCGCCCCGGAACGGTGGGAAACCGATGCCAAACACCGCACCGATATCTCCATCACGCGGGGAGCGGATGATGCCTTCGTCGAGGCAACGCACCGCTTCATTGAGCAGCGGCAGCACGGCCCGCTGTTGAATTTCCTCGACCGGAAGCGTGCGCCGCCGTGCACCGACCGGCGTCATGGCGTAGATCGAATCGTCAACACCCTGCCGCTTGCCATCGGCGTCGTAACGATAGAAGCCTTTGCGGGCTTTGCGACCAAGCCGGCCACTCGCGATGACGGCGCGCAGTGTCGCCGACGGTTGCATGCGTGGCCCAAAGGCGGCTTCCATGATCGGACCCGACTTGCCGGCAATATCGAGCCCCACTTCGTCGAGCAGCGTGAACGGTCCGACCGGAAAACCGAACTGCACCAACGCCTTGTCGATGTCCTCGATGGACGCCCCTTCGTCGACCATCCGGCCGCACTCGTTGAGATATGGCGCCAGGATGCGGTTCACATAAAACCCCGCGCCATCCTGCACGACGATCACCGTCTTGCCAAGCTGCTTGCCGTAGGCCACGGCGGTCGCCGTGGTCTCCGCACTGGTCTCCGGCGTGACAATCACCTCGAGCAGCGGCATGCGATGCACGGGCGAGAAGAAGTGCATGCCCAGCACCTGCTCCGGCCGTTTGGCGGCGCGCGCAATATCGCGAATGGGGATGGTGCTGGTATTCGACGCAAAGATCGCCGCCGGTGTGGTTTCCTCGACCTCACGCAGCACCTGATGCTTCACATCGAGATCCTCGAACACGGCTTCGATCACCAGATCGACATTGGCGAAGCCGCGGTAATCCACGGTGCCGCCCACCAGTGACATGGTGTCGTCGAACTGGACCCGCGTGATCTGGCGCTTGACGAGGCGTTCGCGCACCACATCGCGCACCGCCTTGAACCCCGACGCCAGCCGTTCGACCGTACCGTCCTTGAGCCGCACCACTGTGCCGGCTTGCACCGCCACCGCCGTGATGCCAGCCCCCATGAATCCCGCTCCCAGCACGCCGAGCTTGTGCACAGCACGTGGCGCCACGTTCTGGCCGGCGGGGAGCCCTGTGTCTTTCTTGAGCGAGGTGGTGGCAAAAAACAGATAGGCGAGCTGACGGCATTCCGGCGACACGGCGAGTTCGCCAAAACGCTTCGCTTCCTCGAGCAGGCCGGCGGCAAACGACTCGCGATAGCCGCGTTCGATCACGTCGAGCGCAGCAAACGGCGCTGGATAGTGACCACCGGTCTTCTTCGTCACGCTCTCGCGCGCCTTGCGAAAGATGATCGCGCGTCCCACCGAGTTTTCCTCGAGCGCACGCTCGACAAGACCGGGACGCCGCTCCCGTACCGCCGATCGATCGCCGTGCGCCAACTGGCGCGCACGCTGCATGGCCACATCGAGCAGGATCGCTGGGTGCACCAACTCGTGCACGAGCCCCATTGGCAGTGCCTTGCGGGCGCGCACATTCTTGCCGGTGAGAATCAGGTCGAGGGCCACCTGCAAACCCACCGTGCGTGGCAGCCGCTGTGTGCCGCCGGCGCCCGGTATCAACCCGAGCTGCACCTCAGGCAACGCCAGCACCGTCTTCGCATGATCGGTGATGATGCGGTGATGACAGGCCAGCGCCACTTCGAGGCCGCCGCCCAGCGCCGCCCCATGAATGGCCGCAATCACCGGCTTCCTGAGCGCGGCGAGGCGGTCGAGCAACAACTGTCCGCTGCGGGAGAGCCGTTCACCATCCACCGGGGCGGTGATGCGCTGCAGTTCTTCGATATCGGCGCCGGCAATCCAGCTATCTGTCTTGCCACTCACCAACACGGCTGCGACGATGGCCGCGTCCTGTTCGATGCGCAGGAAGAACTGTTCGAACACCGGCCCGACGCGACTGTTCAGCGTGTTCACCGGCGATCCCGGCTGGTCGTAGGCGATCAGCGCGATGCCTTCATGCACCCGCAACGACAGTCCCACCGTACTGTCCTCGAGCAACAGCGTGCCGGGCAGCGTGGCCACCGTCAGCCCTGCGCCCGATACATCGGATGCGGCACGACTCATGTGCGCTCCACGATCATCGCGTGCCCGAGTCCACCGGCCGCACACACGGTCAACATGCCGAACTGCGCGTCGCGACGTTGCAGTTCGTTGCACAGCGTGGTCACGATGCGCGCGCCGGTGGCGCCAAACGGATGGCCAATGGAGATCGAGCCACCCATCACGTTGAGACGCTCCGGATCCACTTCGCCCACCGGCGCACGGAAACCGCCCCGGTCTGCCCAGGCCTGCGACGTGAACCCCTGCAGGTTGCTGAGCACCTGGGCCGCAAACGCTTCGTGCATTTCGATGATGTCGAGGTCGTGCAGTGCGAGCCCGGCCCGTTGCAGCGCCAGCGGTGCCGCGAGCACCGGGGCCTGCAGCAACTGTTCACCCGGATCGACCGCAGCGTACGCGTATGAGCGGATGTAAGCGAGCGGCGTGTACCCCAACGCCTTCGCCCGGTCTTCACTCATGAGCAGCACCGCCGCTCCACCATCGGTGAGCGGTGAGGCATTGCCGGCCGTGACCGTGCCATACAGCCGGTCGAACACCGGTTTGAGCGCCGCCAACTGTTCGTAGGTGGAATCCCGACGCACGCCATTGTCGGCGGCCAGCATGCTGTCGTGTTTTGGCGGTACGGTCACCGGCGCAATCTCCGCCGTGAGTCGCCCATCATCGTGTCCGCGGGCCGCCATCTGATGCGAACGCAGCGCGAAACGGTCCTGCGCCTCACGGGCGATGCCATTGATCTTGGCCATCTTGTCGGCGCTCTGCCCCATCGTCTCACCCGTACTGGGCTCGGCGATCGCCGGCGTGATAGGCACAAGATCCCGGGGGCGCAACCGCGCCAGAATGGAGAGGCGCTGCGACAGACTGCGGGCCTTCGATGCGGCAACGAGGATGTCACTCATGCCGCGCGAATGCAGAATGGGCACCTGCGAGAGCGACTCACTGCCACCGGCGATCGCCACGTCGGCATGACCGAGCGCAATCTGGTCGGCCGCATCGGTGATGGCCTGGTTGGCAGACGCACAGGCGCGACCCACCGTATAGGCCTGCAACGACTTCGGAAAATGCGGCAGCAGCGAGACTTCGCGCGCAATGTTTGGGGCCATCACCGAAGGAATGACCGTCCCGAAGACCAGCAGGTCGGTCATCGAGGCATCCAAGGCCGTACGCTGCACCAATTCGGCCACCGCCAGCCGCCCGAGGTCGATGGCCGTGTAGTCCTTGAGCAGCGTGCCTGAGCGGGCAAATGGGGTCCGCACACCGGCCACGATCGCAACGCGCCGGCCGTTTCCAAAGGTGGCCATTCCTGCAAGCTAACGTTCACCCGGCTGGGTCGCCCACTCGACGGCCATTTGTCGTGACGGCAGGCACCCATGCCCAACAGCCCTGCCACCGGGGCTGGCCAACAGGCCCCCCGGGGCGCAATG contains these protein-coding regions:
- a CDS encoding DinB family protein; this encodes MTDPHSTTPLPSLFTLHPRMVEVVVALELAQQDMLNVLDAIPVSQRDAMPARGGWTITAIVEHLAIIEDGAGRLLSNLIKQVKDTPETETDAIEPTLEHFQLWNPTRRIEAPDFVRPKGELSFDDALARQSLARARMIGALSQASGCALGTVTYPHPVLGPLTGYQWALVTAQHQRRHLLQIAAVSSSLSS
- the fadJ gene encoding fatty acid oxidation complex subunit alpha FadJ, giving the protein MSRAASDVSGAGLTVATLPGTLLLEDSTVGLSLRVHEGIALIAYDQPGSPVNTLNSRVGPVFEQFFLRIEQDAAIVAAVLVSGKTDSWIAGADIEELQRITAPVDGERLSRSGQLLLDRLAALRKPVIAAIHGAALGGGLEVALACHHRIITDHAKTVLALPEVQLGLIPGAGGTQRLPRTVGLQVALDLILTGKNVRARKALPMGLVHELVHPAILLDVAMQRARQLAHGDRSAVRERRPGLVERALEENSVGRAIIFRKARESVTKKTGGHYPAPFAALDVIERGYRESFAAGLLEEAKRFGELAVSPECRQLAYLFFATTSLKKDTGLPAGQNVAPRAVHKLGVLGAGFMGAGITAVAVQAGTVVRLKDGTVERLASGFKAVRDVVRERLVKRQITRVQFDDTMSLVGGTVDYRGFANVDLVIEAVFEDLDVKHQVLREVEETTPAAIFASNTSTIPIRDIARAAKRPEQVLGMHFFSPVHRMPLLEVIVTPETSAETTATAVAYGKQLGKTVIVVQDGAGFYVNRILAPYLNECGRMVDEGASIEDIDKALVQFGFPVGPFTLLDEVGLDIAGKSGPIMEAAFGPRMQPSATLRAVIASGRLGRKARKGFYRYDADGKRQGVDDSIYAMTPVGARRRTLPVEEIQQRAVLPLLNEAVRCLDEGIIRSPRDGDIGAVFGIGFPPFRGGPFRLLDTMGLANVVAQLDALHARFPGRFEVAKLLRARADRQQPFHP
- the fadI gene encoding acetyl-CoA C-acyltransferase FadI, encoding MATFGNGRRVAIVAGVRTPFARSGTLLKDYTAIDLGRLAVAELVQRTALDASMTDLLVFGTVIPSVMAPNIAREVSLLPHFPKSLQAYTVGRACASANQAITDAADQIALGHADVAIAGGSESLSQVPILHSRGMSDILVAASKARSLSQRLSILARLRPRDLVPITPAIAEPSTGETMGQSADKMAKINGIAREAQDRFALRSHQMAARGHDDGRLTAEIAPVTVPPKHDSMLAADNGVRRDSTYEQLAALKPVFDRLYGTVTAGNASPLTDGGAAVLLMSEDRAKALGYTPLAYIRSYAYAAVDPGEQLLQAPVLAAPLALQRAGLALHDLDIIEMHEAFAAQVLSNLQGFTSQAWADRGGFRAPVGEVDPERLNVMGGSISIGHPFGATGARIVTTLCNELQRRDAQFGMLTVCAAGGLGHAMIVERT